From the genome of Sporomusa sphaeroides DSM 2875:
ACACTGTCCCTCCGGGGCGCTAACTGTTACAGGCTATGACAGACAGAAATGTTTTCAGGTCTGCTTAAAAAATGCTGAGATCTATAAGGACTTTGGGAGTTCTTATTCAGATGAAACAGGAAAGAATGCGAATAGTGCCGGCAGTGAGGTCTGTGGTAAGTGTCTGGTGAATGTACCTTGCGCGTTTAAGTAAATGTGCTGTAGCATAATATAAAAGGAAGGTTTCCCCCGGTGAATAATGATAGTACTGTAAAATACTTTATGCAGGGTGTAGCGTACGCCTTGCCGCAGGTGCCGCCGAATAAATGCAAAGGCATTATCTTTACCATTTTGTCGGCTTTTTTGTTTGGAATTACTCCTGTGTTAACATCTCTTACATACAATATGGGCGGTACACCTGAAACGGTGACGTTATTCCGGAATCTTTTCGCTATTCCTGTATTATTGCTGACACTTTGGCTGAAAAAGATACCGCTTTCGCTGCCGTTGCCAGTACTGCGTAATCTCGTGCTGTTTGGCATCATCGGCGGTGGCATAACAACGCTGCTGCTGTATATGTCCTATCCGTATGTAGGTATCGGAACTGCTACAACTTTACATTTCTTATATCCGATCTTTGTTTGTCTTATGTGCCGCATCTTTTTTAAAGAACGTTTGGGACTGCAAAAAATTATTGTGCTCTTCATTGCGGGTGCCGGAATCTTATGTTTTATCGATGTTAAGCAAATAACGCAAATAACGCATATAACCGGGCTTGTGTTAGCAGGGGTGTCAGGCATAACCTATGCAATATATATGGTCGGTGTGGAAAAGAAGAAAATCGATCAATTGAATCCTTGGCTGATTATATTCTATATAGCTGTATCGGTGTCAATTTTTATGTTATTATATAGTATCCCGACCAATAAAATTGTACTGCTTTTACCGCTAAAAGCTTATTTTTACATGTTTGTTCTTTCTATGTTAACCTCACTTTTTGCAGTACTGCTGCTACAATTGGGCATCAAATATCTGGGGGCTTCTGCAGCGGCGATTTTCAGCTTGTTTGAGCCTGTAACCAGTATAATTTCTGGGGGGATGTTTTTAAACGAGACAATCACTGTCGGAAAAATTATGGGCTGCATCCTGATTTCTTTTGCGGTTATACTCCTTACCACTAATAAGCAAGTTCAAACGCGTGAAGTTTGTAATGAGGATTAAAGTCCATCCTTTGGACTTATTTTGCAGCGGGAAGGGTTGTTGCTCCGTACCAGTAATGCCTTGTGCAGAATGCAGGGGGCATTACAAAGGTTATCTTGGAGGAAACAAGTATGCGTTTCAATAGGGTATGCAGGGCATGTGAGCGTAGTTTGGACGGAACGTACGGGCGCGCGCCGATTTCATTTAAATATTGTCCGCGCTGCGGTACAGACGGGAATCCTCAGATGAAAACAGTGCAGCATGGATGGCTGCACTGGTGGGGACTGGAATTGCTCTTCACGGCATGGGTAATTGTAGCAAGCGTTTTTCTGGGCAGCGTAATTATGGTGGTGTTTATGGGTGGCATAGGGTATATTGGAAATCGCCTGCTAACCAAGACCTGCAGGCACTGCCGTTCAATCA
Proteins encoded in this window:
- a CDS encoding zinc ribbon domain-containing protein; translated protein: MRFNRVCRACERSLDGTYGRAPISFKYCPRCGTDGNPQMKTVQHGWLHWWGLELLFTAWVIVASVFLGSVIMVVFMGGIGYIGNRLLTKTCRHCRSITSAITHTYCHNCGQQLGRNFRE
- a CDS encoding DMT family transporter, whose amino-acid sequence is MQGVAYALPQVPPNKCKGIIFTILSAFLFGITPVLTSLTYNMGGTPETVTLFRNLFAIPVLLLTLWLKKIPLSLPLPVLRNLVLFGIIGGGITTLLLYMSYPYVGIGTATTLHFLYPIFVCLMCRIFFKERLGLQKIIVLFIAGAGILCFIDVKQITQITHITGLVLAGVSGITYAIYMVGVEKKKIDQLNPWLIIFYIAVSVSIFMLLYSIPTNKIVLLLPLKAYFYMFVLSMLTSLFAVLLLQLGIKYLGASAAAIFSLFEPVTSIISGGMFLNETITVGKIMGCILISFAVILLTTNKQVQTREVCNED